The following proteins are encoded in a genomic region of Glycine soja cultivar W05 chromosome 17, ASM419377v2, whole genome shotgun sequence:
- the LOC114393867 gene encoding importin subunit alpha-2-like — MSLRPNARTEIRRNRYKVAVDADEGRRRREDNMVEIRKSKREESLLKKRREGLQAQQQFPAPLQNSTVDKKLESLPAMVAGVWSDDNSIQLEATTQFRKLLSIERSPPIEEVIQAGVVPRFVEFLVREDFPQLQFEAAWALTNIASGTSENTKVVIDHGAVPIFVKLLSSPSDDVREQAVWALGNVAGDSPRCRDLVLSQGALVPLLAQLNEHAKLSMLRNATWTLSNFCRGKPQPPFEQVRPALPALERLVFSNDEEVLTDACWALSYLSDGTNDKIQAVIEAGVCARLVQLLIHPSPSVLIPALRTVGNIVTGDDMQTQCIINHGALPCLLNLLTNNHKKSIKKEACWTISNITAGNKEQIQTVIEAGLVAPLVNLLQNAEFDIKKEAAWAISNATSGGIHEQIKYLVSQGCIKPLCDLLVCPDPRIVTVCLEGLENILKVGEAEKSLGNTGDVNEYAQMIDDAEGLEKIENLQSHDNNEIYEKAVKILETYWLEEEDETLPSGDGAQPGFNFGNNELPVPSGGFNFS; from the exons ATGTCGCTCAGGCCAAATGCCAGAACCGAGATTCGCCGCAACCGTTACAAGGTCGCCGTCGACGCCGACGAGGGCCGCCGGAGAAGAGAGGACAACATGGTCGAGATCCGCAAGAGCAAGCGCGAAGAGAGTTTGCTCAAGAAGCGTCGTGAAGGCCTCCAAGCTCAGCAACAGTTTCCCGCTCCTCTTCAGAACTCCACCGTCGACAAGAAG CTGGAGAGTCTTCCTGCCATGGTTGCTGGAGTTTGGTCGGATGATAATAGTATTCAACTTGAAGCCACTACGCAATTTCGCAAGCTGCTTTCGATTG aACGGAGCCCTCCGATTGAGGAAGTTATTCAAGCTGGTGTTGTTCCACGTTTTGTTGAGTTTCTTGTTAGAGAGGATTTCCCTCAACTTCAG ttTGAGGCTGCGTGGGCTCTCACAAACATTGCATCTGGGACTTCTGAGAACACTAAGGTGGTAATTGATCATGGGGCAGTTCCTATATTTGTCAAGCTACTTAGTTCACCTAGTGATGATGTTCGGGAGCAG GCAGTGTGGGCTTTGGGAAATGTTGCTGGTGACTCCCCTAGGTGTAGAGATCTAGTGCTCAGCCAAGGTGCCCTCGTCCCACTGTTGGCCCAGTTGAATGAGCATGCAAAACTTTCAATGCTGAGAAATGCCACATGGACATTATCTAACTTTTGCAGGGGTAAGCCACAGCCTCCGTTTGAGCAG GTGAGACCGGCACTTCCAGCACTCGAGCGTTTGGTTTTTTCCAATGATGAAGAAGTTTTGACAGATGCTTGCTGGGCATTATCATATCTCTCTGATGGCACAAATGACAAAATCCAAGCAGTTATTGAGGCAGGTGTATGTGCCAGATTGGTGCAGCTTCTCAT ACACCCATCTCCCTCAGTGCTGATTCCTGCTCTTCGTACAGTGGGAAATATTGTGACTGGAGATGATATGCAGACTCAG TGTATTATCAATCATGGTGCACTCCCCTGCCTTTTGAACCTGTTgacaaataatcataaaaaaagcaTTAAGAAAGAAGCTTGTTGGACTATATCAAACATTACTGCTGGAAATAAAGAACAGATACAG ACTGTTATTGAAGCTGGTCTGGTTGCACCCCTTGTCAATCTTCTTCAAAATGCGGAATTTGACATTAAAAAGGAAGCTGCTTGGGCAATCTCAAATGCTACATCTGGTGGAATTCATGAGCAGATCAA GTACTTGGTGAGTCAGGGTTGCATAAAGCCTCTTTGTGATCTTCTTGTTTGCCCAGACCCAAGAATTGTTACTGTCTGTTTAGAAGGCCTAGAGAATATTCTGAAGGTTGGAGAAGCTGAGAAGAGCCTAGGTAACACTGGAGATGTTAACGAGTATGCACAGATGATAGATGATGCTGAGGGATTGGAGAAGATTGAAAACCTACAGAGTCATGACAACAATGAAATATATGAAAAGGCTGTTAAAATTCTTGAAACATATTggttggaagaagaagatgagacACTACCTTCAGGAGATGGTGCTCAACCTGGTTTCAATTTCGGAAACAATGAGCTTCCAGTCCCATCTGGTGGATTCAACTTCAGCTGA
- the LOC114393288 gene encoding uncharacterized protein LOC114393288: MAVTHADLEPRRRKTDFSSKTGAFFVVLTILLGLLCFILCLMAEATRSKVMWMSTAEHGKGSKSECVYSGSGKMPLLCASCAFIGLAIAMLVEHTFLLMAVSNSSPALLTLDPDSASAKSLTWQSGFFFVTTWICFAVGEILLLAGVSVESGHLKNWSKPKPSCLSIREGLFCAAGVFALATVFLASALYLTALRALRISQEQENVRREVLMTSSLHASPPRTPQPHIRESPTTRETPLSVFPTPFNKSLTFV, from the exons ATGGCGGTCACACATGCTGACCTTGAACCAAGGCGAAGAAAAACAGATTTTAGCAGTAAAACAGGTGCATTCTTTGTAGTTCTCACAATCCTATTAGGCCTATTATGCTTCATTCTGTGTCTCATGGCAGAAGCCACGCGTTCTAAG GTGATGTGGATGAGCACAGCTGAACATGGAAAGGGAAGTAAATCTGAATGTGTCTATAGTGGTAGTGGAAAAATGCCATTGCTATGCGCTTCTTGTGCTTTCATTGGACTAGCAATTGCCATGCTGGTGGAGCACACTTTTTTGTTGATGGCAGTTAGTAATTCATCACCTGCTTTACTTACCTTGGATCCTGATTCTGCTTCTGCCAAATCATTAACATGGCAATCCGGGTTTTTCTTCGTTACAACTTG GATTTGCTTTGCAGTTGGAGAGATTCTGCTGTTGGCAGGAGTGAGTGTAGAATCAGGCCATTTGAAGAATTGGTCGAAGCCTAAACCCAGTTGTCTTAGTATCAGAGAAGGGTTGTTCTGTGCTGCAGGGGTGTTTGCTTTAGCAACGGTTTTTCTAGCTTCTGCTTTATACCTAACGGCTCTACGTGCACTAAGAATATCACAGGAGCAAGAAAATGTTCGAAGGGAGGTACTTATGACTTCTTCTCTCCATGCATCGCCACCAAGAACACCTCAACCACATATCAGGGAGAGCCCCACTACTAGAGAGACTCCCTTATCCGTTTTTCCAACTCCTTTCAATAAAAGCCTCACCTTTGTGTAA